ACAATCCTAGGGTGGGGATTGCTCTCCCCATTCATAGATGAGGAAGATGAGAATCAGAGAGGGGAAGAGTTGAGATCACAGAGCTTAATATTAAGGGGTTTTGACTCATCTGTCTGGATCCAAAGCCTGTGTCTCCAATCTGAATAAGCCTTCCATTCAGATTCCCTGCCCTCTCAAGCCCACTCAGAGGGATTCTGCAGGGGTCGGAGAAACAACGGATCAaagtcctgaggcaggaaggccCCTGAGTCTAGTGTTTGAGGTGGGACTCCTTGGGCCAGTTCCCTAAGGCAGGACAGTCCCAGCAGGGTCACAGAGCATCCTCCCTTTCCCCAGGAAAGCATCTCATGTCTTCCACCTAATCTCATATCCTAGATTGAGAAGGCGGATTGGGTGAATCAGAAGTGGTGGCCCccgcggcttccctggtggcgcagtggttgagaatctgcctgccaatgcaggggacacgggttcgagccttggtccgggatgatccgacacgccgcggagcagctaagcctgtgcgccagaactactgagcctgtgctctagagcccgcgagccacaactactgagtccatgtgccacaactactgaagcccgtgcacctagagtccccgtgctccgcaacaagaggagccaccacattgagaagcccacgcaccgcaatgaagagtagcccctgctcggggcaactagagaaagcccacgcgcagcaacgaagacccaacacaggcaaaaataaataaattaaaattaaaaaaaaaaaagaagtggtggCCCCTTTTCAGAGTGAATCCTTTTAGGCTTACCAAACTAGGAGAATCCTGTCTGCTGAGAAGGAACAGTTCAAGAGTCAGTTCCATTGGCAGGTTGGACTTAGGGAGGGGTGTTCTCTGTCCCACCAGCTCTGGGAAACCAGACCAGTTCAGGGGCTGCTTTGGCGCTGAAAGGCAAGGTTGGGAACTGGTACACAGTGCCCCCTGTAGGGCGGGAGCGACCTTCCTTGAAGATACAGACCTGGGAGATTTTGCAGTTGCAGGTAGGCGTGCAACGTGAACTCCATTCTGGTAAGTGCTGGTATCCAGGCCAGGATCAGGAGGCTCCTTCACTTATTGACTGCAGTCTGCACCCAAGATGTCCCTGGGGTCAGGCGAGATAAGCAGAGGGAAGGGGTGAGCAAAACGCTTCCGAGGCCCAGCCCTGAATGAAGGCAGGGGGGCGGACGGGATGCCCGCAGGACTTGACCCAGGCTCCCCAAAGCCCTAAAGCTGCAGTTAGAGGCTCCGTCAGGCTCAGGAACGAGAGGTCATCCCCGCCCACCGAGATGCCACACCAGACGGCGTCTCGGCACAGCGAAAAGCCTTCAACTAACTGCATCCAAACGGCTGGGCGCCGGTTCATGACCTCTGACTCTccacgcccctcccccgcccggaCCCTCATTCGGCTCCACGCTCCGTCCACATGTGTCCCTCTACTCAGGCTCGGGACCCCAAAGCAGCTCCTGGGAACCGCAAGCCCACATCCGGCCCGGGGCTGCGAACTCCGCGGGGGTGTTGACGGGCACTGGGAGGAGCGGAGGGAGGAGCTTTCGGCTGCGCACTTCCGCTTCCGGTTTCCGGTTTCTTAGCGACAGCGGCGGTCGGGGCTCTGCCTTCGAGCGAGCTTGGTGTGGCGTCTGCTGGTGCCAGGAGATTCAAGGTGAGGTGGCCAGGTGGAGAGGCCCGGAGTAGCGGAAAGTTGATGGGACCCGGCCATCGAGGATCCGCCCGCCTGCGAGAGGCGAGGCTCGGCCTTCAGGCTACCTGAAATGGGACTGGGCCGGGAGGGGGGGGTGGGACGCGCGGCTGCCTGGGGTCCGCGGTCGCCGTGGGGTCCGAGGTCCTGGGACTTGGGGCCCAGGAAGACTGCGATCTGGGGGATTGAGGGGGGCGTGAACATTAAGTCTCAATAACCGGGTGCCTTGGGGCCTGAGGGACCCCTGAAGTCCTGATTATTTTGCTTCTCTACCCGCTCTGTGTAGCTCCATCCTGAAGTCCTGATTCTTTTGCCTCTATCCCCGCCCTGTGTAGCTCCATCCTGAAGTCCTGATTCTTTTGCCTCTATCCCCGCCCTGTGTAGCTCCAGCCAGGATGATCGAGGTTGTTTGCAACGACCGTCTGGGGAAGAAGGTCCGCGTTAAATGCAAGTATCCACTGGCGGCCGAGAGGCGGTGGCTTCCAGAGGGTGCTTGACATGAATGAGGCAGGCAACTCAGTCTATGTTGTAGGATGATTTTAGTTAAAcccgggggcaggggtgggaatgGGGTCCTGGCAGAGTGCATTCACTACTGGAAATGTCCACGTCGCGTTCTATCTCCCCCTTCcattttccttaattcctctGCGCCCAGTACTGATGACACCATCGGGGACCTTAAGAAGCTGATTGCAGCCCAAACTGGCACCCGTTGGAACAAGATCGTATTGAAGAAGTGGTGAGTACAGGGGTAGAGCTGGGGGCTGGACAGGAGCAGGCCAGAAGTTTTTGGTTGGGGGAGGGCTGCAGCCAGCCCTTTGCTTAGGCAGAACTTCCTCAGCTTGCCTCCAGGCTGAAGGGTCTCCTTAGGCTTTTTCCTGAAAAGTTTTTATCCCGCAGGTACACGATTTTTAAGGACCACGTATCTCTGGGGGACTGTATCCTTTGACTTCTTGAGGAAGGGTCTCCATACCCGGACTTGGTTCTCTTTGTGCAATACTGGAGTCTATATGAGATTATGCACATAACGTGTTTAACTTAATACGTGGCACGTGCTAAGTATTTAGAAAATGGGAGCCATGTAATTATTttgttgggggaggagggtggttGGTGAAATGTTTGATTTGACTTGGCTTGTAAGACTTTGACACTTTTCAGTCAAAGTATTTATTACTGAGCTCCACTTGAGTTGGGTACGGGAGGTCAGAGTGGAGGGAGACTCGGGCATGTTTGTTATGCAAAAGGAACatgaacttttttaaaagtttggattcttttcaaattaaaacgaTCCAAATTAAAATGTGGCCACCCTGACCCAACTGTGACagatgggaggggtggggatggatCCCACAGTGAGGATTCCTTAACACCTGTACTTCAGATGAAATCCACGATGGGATGAACCTGGAGCTTTATTACCAATAGGACAGAATTCCTTCTCCctgtccttccctcttcccccaccctcgCCCCCCACACTAATATGGATGCTTGTGTTTGAAAACTCATGTTAATAAAAACTTAGAGGCTGCTTCATTCACTGTTGTCATCTTTGAGTGAGGGCTATCTCTTGAGGGGAGGGTTGGCATCTGGTCGTCACTATATTCTCAGTACCCAGCTGCTCAATAAGAGTTCAAGATTGGATCAATGAGGGAGCCAGTAGACTGGGAGCCTGAATGGAAGACCAGAGCTCTGGGGCTAGCCATGTGTCTCTGAAGGTCAAGAGATCCTGGGATTATTGTCTCCCTAAGAGACCAAGGAACCTCTGGGTAAGGACAGTAGATGTAGTAGTTAGGAATACAGGGTTAGATTCAGAGAGACTGTGggtggaatcccagctctgccaccaactgtgcccctgggcaagttacttaatctccctTAACCTTCATTTCCTTATCCAAACTGGAACCAACAGTGTTTACTTCAGTGGTGTGTTGTGAAGTGGAGATGAGATAAAGCATGATTAAGCAGCCACAGTTCTTAGCGCTTACGAAATCCTGTGGACAGAGTGAAACAGTGTGGCATAGGCTCTAAGAAGAACCCAGCCTCAACAGTCAGACcaactgggtttgaatcttgatCATTAGCAGTGGAATTTGGAGGAGTCAgactctctgatcctcagtttcttcctctaaaaGGGGGAACCATGATGACAATCACGTTTCCATGAGATAATGATGAGATAATGGAGAATGATGAGATAATGGAGTTAAAACagcaggatggggcttccctggtggcgcagtggttgagagtccgcctgccgatgcaggggacacaggttcgtgccccggtctgggaagatcccacatgccacggagcggctgggcccgtgagctatggccgctgagcctgcacgtccggagcctgtgctccgcaacgggagaggccacaacagtgagaggcccacgtaccaaaaaaaaaaaaaacaaaaaacagcaggaTGCCTGGCATTATTAGCTGTCTCCTGCCTTCTTCCCTCAGGTTTGAGTAGACAGGACCCCAAACACTCCATTTCTGTTCCCCTGGCCACAGATCCTGGGGTCAACCTTGGCCCTGTCCTTTCCCAGAGCCACATTCTGGAGCTGCTTTGAGAGTTTCACCTAGAACCTTGCTCcatcccttctcccctctctgtgTATTGACTTGGCTTATCTTCCTCAGGACATAACCATGTTCAAGTCTAGCCCACTGCCCCACCCAGGCTCCTGCCTGCCTTTTGCCACCAAGCTTCTTGGGATGCAGACCTGCCGGCTGCCTGGGGTGATGGTCTCACCTTGGTCTCCATTGGCCACCTCCCTACCTGCTCCCTTGGCTTCCCTCCTGTCCCTAGGACTCCACTTCCTCCTGACAAGTTAGAAATCTCTGTTTTCTGGTAACCCTGTTCTTATAGGTCAGTATCCTCCTTACCTGTCTGcttaaaaaacaaacccccccaatttttttttttttaatttcatgacaACCTTGACAAGGTGAGTCCTTGTTTTCAAATCAGcatagaaaattacaggccaaaagTAAGACCCCACTCCTGGCCCCATTCTCTCTCCTGAGGTCAGGCCTTTTTCAGTGCATTTATATaaacttcagttttatttttaaaaagactgtgcCAATAACTACttgtaaaaaaaatccaaatgttttgttaaaaattgtttcttatttttataatatccCCACCGACAGTGGCAATAATTAACATTTGAGTGAATCCAGAAGTTTTCTGAAATACAACCTATAGTTTTTATACAGTcggaataattatatattatgtaatatttgCATACCATTCAGCGGTTTGcttttttatgctttctttctatataaattatctgtttcattctttttaattagtatttttattgatttttgtttgcttttttttttttacataaaagggCAGTATGCAGGGatttttgtggtgatggaactgCTATGTCTGGAACTGTAGTGGTGGATGCAGGACTCAGCATTTGCCAACCAGGACATAGGGAGAAAGATGGAATGCAGGCTGTCAAATAAATCTGCCTGTATTACAAATGAATCACATGTCCCCACCAAAGGGGTTAGGGGAGAAAGGAGCTGACTTAAATAACCTTGAAAAAGTAATTTGATTTAATACtgtaaggataaagaaaaaagaattatatacaaaCACTGTACTTTAGTTGGTAACTATGTTCCTTACAGTGGTATAACTTAGCAAATCTGAAACTAGTTttgtacatgtatacacacacagggttggataatatattgtatataattagAGCCAGGTTTCTTGCTGCtggagaaagaagttacaaataaaACTAGGAGAGGGTACAGTGGAAGGGAGTGGGTAGAATGAACCCTGTGGGGCTGGATTAGAGTTGGGAGTTATCAGTGTGGACTCATGGTTTTTGTTTAATATGTTTACAGACACATGTAGAAATACAGACATGTGCATATATCCATATATTTCCTTTACCCACTTAGAGGGACCAGAAGCCGTGACACCCCAGTATCAGTGAGCACACCCAGCAGCCAGATCTTGCTTTCTAAATaatattctccaataaaaggaaccagggcttctGAGAGAAgtaatttggggtgggggtggtggggaggagaagtAATTGATTCCAGAGCTagggcagggaaaatacaagcTGAGCCCGTATTTTCCTGCTCTTATAGGTCAATATCCTCCTTACCTGTCTGCTTaaaaaacaaccccccaaaaTTTGTGTACCAGAAGGTAAGAAGTACTCAAATAAAAAGGATAGAAGCATGTTAAAAGGGCACAGAGGCCAACCTGTGAAAAAGCTCTCAGTGGCCAAATTTGGAACaacttgagcaacaaaataacgatagtattggattataacccaaagaattAAATGTCCTTGAGCCCATgctcatataaataaataactgaatatgtAAATGAGTGGGGGAGAAGGGACAACTCTTCATTACAAAAGGATTTCAGTTAGttgtagaaggaaagagagaaataagaaatcACCCACCCTTGGACCACCGTAGTAATAATTGCTGTAGGCAAGATGCATTAATAGATGCTAAAATTGGTGGGCAAATTTTAAGCAGAAGTAGGATATTTGCACAGTCTCAAAAGTATCTCTCCCAAAAGTAGTTATTcattacaaaggggaaaatagtTCAGATACTGCCCTAACCAAGTGATCAAAAACGTCACAACTGAGAGGCAGCTTCTAAGATGGCCCCTAATGATCTCAtgtattcatgcccttgtgtgATCCTCTCCTCTTGAGTATAGGGTAGATCTAACTTCTGACAAACAGAATATGGCATAAGTGATGGTATATCACATCTGAGATTGGGTTGTGAAGAGACTGGTTTCTATCTTGCTTGCTCTCTTGCTCATTGATGAAAGCCAGATGCCAGGTTGTGAGCTGCCTTACTGGCCCCCAGCCAGTAGCCAGTGAAGAACTTGTGGTCCTCAGTCCAGTATCCTGTTAGCAACTGAATCGTGCTAGCAACCATAGGAGGgaacttggaagcagatcctaTCCAGTTAAGCCTTCAgataagaccacagacaccctTGCTGACACCAGCTAAACTGTACTGGAAACTGAGATGGCAAATGTTAATCCACTAAATTgcggggtaatttgttatgcagcagttgAAACCCTAATACTACCAGTAATACATTGCAACATCATTGATCACCCAgtatgatgcactgagaagggcATATCATCTCTGGTATCCCTCCCAATAATGcataacctcagtctaatcatgagaaaataccAGACAAACCCCTTCATGACCAAACATCAGAATGAGAGACATTCTACTCTACAAAAGTATCAACagcatgaaagacaaggaaagacctAGAAATTGACATATattggaggagactaaggagacatgacaatgTAGATCCTGGAACGTAAAAAGGATATTGGTGGTAAAACTGGGGAAAttcttttaaagtctag
This genomic interval from Phocoena sinus isolate mPhoSin1 chromosome 3, mPhoSin1.pri, whole genome shotgun sequence contains the following:
- the UBL5 gene encoding ubiquitin-like protein 5, which codes for MIEVVCNDRLGKKVRVKCNTDDTIGDLKKLIAAQTGTRWNKIVLKKWYTIFKDHVSLGDYEIHDGMNLELYYQ